Within Chelatococcus sp. HY11, the genomic segment CATGCAATGTGGCGCTATGCGCCCTTCCGTCGCCCCAAGGCGCCCGCTAGAACAGCCGGCATGACGCATGTGTCCTTTTCCGCCGCCGCTCTGGCCGGGCTGCTGAGCTTTCTCAGTCCCTGTGTCCTGCCGCTCGTGCCGCCGTATCTTACCTATCTCGCCGGCACGACGATCGACGAGCTTGGCACGCGCGCCGCGCCGAAGGTCAATCGGCGCGTGATCGCGACGGCACTACTGTTCGTGCTGGGCTTCTCCACGGTTTTCGTGCTGCTCGGCGCGACCGCCTCGGCTCTCGGACAGGTCTTTCGTCAATATGTGCATATCCTCGGCACGCTCGCTGGCGTGGCGATCATCATCATGGGCCTGCATTTCCTGGGCGTCTTTCGCCTCGCTTTCCTCTATCGCGAGGCGCGGGTCACCGTGCGCAAGCCCGCGGGCCTTGGCGGCGCCTATGTGATGGGTCTCGCGTTCGCGCTTGGCTGGACGCCCTGCATCGGTCCAATCCTGGCGGCGATCCTGGCCGTGGCCGGCTCGGAAGACTCAGCGGGGCAAGGCGCGCTGCTCCTCGCAATCTACTCCGCGGGGCTCGGCATCCCTTTTCTCATCGCCGCTTTCGCAATGCCGCCGTTCATCACCTTCCTGAAGCGCATGCGCACGCGCCTTGCGCTCATTGAAAAGGCGATGGGCGCTCTCCTTGTGCTCACCGGCATTGCCTTCCTGACGGGTAGCATCACCAACATGTCCTTCTGGCTGCTGGAGACATTTCCGGCGCTCGGGCAACTCGGCTGACGCGTGATCGCGTGGGCGCAAGGCCCCTGCGAACAAGGTCCCTGCGAACAGGGCAATCACGGGTTCGGCGGACGGAGGTGTGAGACCGGCCATCCTGATGCCGGCGCTCGATCACCGCGCGATTGCCCTGTACAATGACCCATCCTGTTTGGGGCCTTGCTCCAGAGGCTCAGCGAAGCCATGCGGCCTTACCAACGGGGAGGGACCGGAGCGATGAACAATGCCACAGCGATCACGACGATAACGCGCGCGCTCGAGGACAAGCCGGATATTCGGGCGCTGTTTCTCGGTGGAAGCTATGGCGTTGGCCTTGAGGATGCCTACAGCGATCTCGATTTCATCGCCGTGACGACGAGCGGACCGACTGACGCCTTCGCCAGCCTTTGGCACGAAGCCGTGAGCCAAACCGGGGAGATCGTTCTCTGGTGGGACCGACAGGTCAAGCCGATGCTCATCAACGCCGTCACGGCCGACTGGCTGCGCGTCGATGTGCAGATCGTGACGCCCGCGCAAACGGCACAGCTAACCCGGAGCGGCCTGAAGGCGCTCTTCGATCATGATCGCATCTACGATGATCTCGCGCCCACGCTTGCGGTGAGCGAACCGAACCTGCGACGCCTGCAATGGCAGTTCGAGGAATTCATCCGAATTCTTGGGCTCCTGCCCCTCGCCATGGGACGGCATGAATATATCAACGCCGTGACCGGCACTTTCCACTTGCGCAATCTGCTCATTGATCTTCTCATCGAGGAGACTGCGGCTCCGAACAGGGGCGGCGCACTGCATTTAAACAGGCTTATTACCCGCGAACAGAGAGATCTGCTTGAGGCGCTGCCCGCGCTGACGCCGAGCCGTGAGGCCGTCGTGCCGGCCTATCTTGCCTATGCGACGGCCTATCTGCCCCGAGCCCGCAGATTCGCGCAAAGCCTCGGGATCGAATGGCCGGGGCGTCTTGAAGAGGCGATGTGGGCCCGTCTCAAGAATGAACTGGCAAGTGAGCGGCCGCGCGTGGCCCATTCAACCGCGCGTGTCATGCCGAAGTAAAGACGTTCCCAGGAGGCGAAAATCGCCTCGGGATCCGTGGCGGCGCCATCGCGCGCAGGTCCGGCAAGAAAAAGCCCGCCCCAGTCACCTGAGGCGGGCCGCCCTACCGGGCGAGGCTCTGGACGATCAGTTGGTCAGCTCATTGCCGGCATAGTTGATCTTGCCGTCGGCATCCTTCTTCCAGACATACATGACATAGTCAGGACGGGTGATGTCACCCTTCTTATCGAAGGAGAGATCGCCGAGCACCGTCTTGAACACCTTGCCGGAGTGGATGACTTCAGCAACCTTCTTGGGGTCGAGGGATTTCGCTTCCTCAGCCGCCTGCTTGATGATCTCGACGCCCGCGTAGGAGTAGAGCGTATAGGCTTCGGGATCGTAGTTCTTCGCCTTGAAGGCTTCGACGACCGACTTTGCCGCCGGGTTCTTGCGCGGATCTGGCGAGAACGTCATCAACGTGCCTTCGGCGCCGGGGCCGGCGATCGAGACGAACTCGCTGGAGACGATACCGTCACCGGACATCAGCGGCGCCTTGAGGCCCTGATCGCGCATCTGGCGGATGATCAGGCCGGCTTCCGTATGCAGGCCGCCATAGTAGACGACGTCCACATTGGCCGCTTTCAGCTTCGATACCAGGGCGGAATAGTCCTTCTCGCCTGTGTTGATGCCCTCATAGAGGACGGCCTTGACGCCCTTGCCTTCCATTGCCTTCTGCGTCTCATCGGCAAGACCCTTGCCATAAGGCGTCTTGTCATGAACGACGGCAACGTTCTTGCCCTTGAACTTGTCAGCGAGATAAGCGCCGGCGACCGCGCCCTGCTGATCATCGCGGCCGCAGGTGCGGAACACGTTCCACAGCTTGCGCTCGGTCAGGGTGGGGTTCGTGGAGGCGGGTGAAATCGCCAGTATTCCAGCTTCGTTGTAGACCTCTGACGCCGGGATCGACACACCGGAATTGAAGTGGCCGATGACGAACTTCACGCCCTCGCCGGCGAACTTGTTGGCAACAGATACGCCTTGCTTGGGATCGGACACGTCATCGCCGACCGACAGCACGATCTTCTCACCAAGAATGCCACCGGCCTTGTTGATGTCGGCCACGGCCTGCTCGGCGCCGTTCTTGAGCTGGGCACCGAAAGCAGCATTCGCGCCGGTGATGGGACCTGCCACGCCCATTTTCACATCGGCCAGCGCTATGCCGCTGAAAGCCAAGCCAAAACCCAGCGCCACGCTTGCCAATAGAAAATTCTTATTCATACGGCAACTCCTCTGGATTTCCCCCGAAGCCTGGGGACTTCGCATAACGGGCTTGAGCCCGTCCTGAATACGACTGTCGCGCCTTTTCTTCGCGAAGTCATCTGGATTCCGACAGGCCGTTGTTCACCTTTCGGCCAGTATTCCCTCCGAATTTTAAGCGCTGCTATGATCCGTGCCGTCCAGGGGACGTTCCCTCCAGCTGAACGCGCCGGTCCGCTCATAGAGCCAGCGATATTGTGTCGTCATCTGTCTTGTGCGCGTATAGCGATAGCCGGCCAAGCCGATGAGGCATACGACGATGGTATCGACGATGTAATAATGTATTGAAAGAAGGGTTCCATCAAATAACGCGAAGTGAATGAACCTCACCCCGAGGCCGAGAATCATCAGATAGCCTACGCACTTGGCGACATTGCCCCAAGTCTTCGCGATGGCGCGACCTGTCATCCAGGCGGTCCAGCCCCCCATGATGCAGGTGACGAGTACGAAGAGCCAGAATGAAGGTTCTTCATAGAGGATGCCCTGCATGTCAGTGCCTCCCGCCTTCGAGATAGGCCGCCCGCACTTGGGGATCGGCGAGAAGCTCTTTCCCGCTGCCTGACATGGTAATGGAACCCGTCACCATGACATAGGCGCGGTGCGCCAGCTTGAGAGCGTGATAGGCATTCTGCTCGACGAGGAAAATTGTCATCCCCTCGCGGTTCAACTCGCGGATGACATCGAAAATCTGTCGCACGACGAGTGGGGCGAGCCCCAGGGAAGGCTCGTCGAGCAGCAGAAGTTTCGGCCGGCTCATCAGCGCCCGGGCGATCGCCAGCATCTGCTGCTCACCGCCCGAAAGCGTGCCGCCGCGTTGATACAGCCGCTCCTTCAACCGCGGGAAAATTCCGCAAACACGTTCGAGATCCTGCTCGAAATGCGCGAAGGCGTTGATCGAGGCGCCCATCTGCAGGTTTTCAAACACGGTCATGCGCGGGAAGATCCGCCGTCCCTCGGGGGACTGAGCGATATTCAGCTTGGCGATGTCATGGGTCGCCATGCGCGTGATGTCTTGGCCGGCATAAGTGATCGTGCCTTCCCGCGCCCGCGGGTTGCCGAAGATCGTCATCATCAGGGTCGATTTGCCCGCGCCATTGGCGCCGATGAGCGTGACGATCTCGCCTTCGTTGACGTCAATATCGACTCCCTTGAGCGCGATGATATTGCCGTAGAACGTCTTGACGCCGCGAATGGTGAGGAGCGCGTTGGGGGCCGGGGCATGTTGCAAGGCGGCTCCGGCCGTGTTGCTCGCGTCGCTCATAGGCCTACCTGTGCTTCGACTTTTTCCACGTCGTCGTCCTCGACGCCGAGATAAGCGGCGATGACCTTCGGGTCGTTGCGCACGGCCTCAGGCAGGCCATCGGCGATCTTGGTGCCGTA encodes:
- a CDS encoding cytochrome c biogenesis protein CcdA gives rise to the protein MTHVSFSAAALAGLLSFLSPCVLPLVPPYLTYLAGTTIDELGTRAAPKVNRRVIATALLFVLGFSTVFVLLGATASALGQVFRQYVHILGTLAGVAIIIMGLHFLGVFRLAFLYREARVTVRKPAGLGGAYVMGLAFALGWTPCIGPILAAILAVAGSEDSAGQGALLLAIYSAGLGIPFLIAAFAMPPFITFLKRMRTRLALIEKAMGALLVLTGIAFLTGSITNMSFWLLETFPALGQLG
- a CDS encoding ABC transporter ATP-binding protein, translated to MSDASNTAGAALQHAPAPNALLTIRGVKTFYGNIIALKGVDIDVNEGEIVTLIGANGAGKSTLMMTIFGNPRAREGTITYAGQDITRMATHDIAKLNIAQSPEGRRIFPRMTVFENLQMGASINAFAHFEQDLERVCGIFPRLKERLYQRGGTLSGGEQQMLAIARALMSRPKLLLLDEPSLGLAPLVVRQIFDVIRELNREGMTIFLVEQNAYHALKLAHRAYVMVTGSITMSGSGKELLADPQVRAAYLEGGRH
- a CDS encoding DUF6867 family protein, whose product is MQGILYEEPSFWLFVLVTCIMGGWTAWMTGRAIAKTWGNVAKCVGYLMILGLGVRFIHFALFDGTLLSIHYYIVDTIVVCLIGLAGYRYTRTRQMTTQYRWLYERTGAFSWRERPLDGTDHSSA
- a CDS encoding branched-chain amino acid ABC transporter substrate-binding protein; translation: MNKNFLLASVALGFGLAFSGIALADVKMGVAGPITGANAAFGAQLKNGAEQAVADINKAGGILGEKIVLSVGDDVSDPKQGVSVANKFAGEGVKFVIGHFNSGVSIPASEVYNEAGILAISPASTNPTLTERKLWNVFRTCGRDDQQGAVAGAYLADKFKGKNVAVVHDKTPYGKGLADETQKAMEGKGVKAVLYEGINTGEKDYSALVSKLKAANVDVVYYGGLHTEAGLIIRQMRDQGLKAPLMSGDGIVSSEFVSIAGPGAEGTLMTFSPDPRKNPAAKSVVEAFKAKNYDPEAYTLYSYAGVEIIKQAAEEAKSLDPKKVAEVIHSGKVFKTVLGDLSFDKKGDITRPDYVMYVWKKDADGKINYAGNELTN